Proteins encoded within one genomic window of Humulus lupulus chromosome 1, drHumLupu1.1, whole genome shotgun sequence:
- the LOC133810507 gene encoding uncharacterized protein LOC133810507 gives MSLVLRLKHHLPNGFCRKPIISSVVALNLGKLNGMWQNYSQPARNDEEEEEVEIDQRRLPTDYDPATFDPTQHRSPPTDRVFRLVDEISGLTLAEIAELGSILMRKRGMAESLSVGVIKAGAAGLAGMGTKAPAAAKEEKKQEKTVFEIKLESFEAASKIKLIKEVRSFTDLGLKEAKELVEKAPSILKKGVSKEEGEQIIEKLKALGAKVILE, from the coding sequence ATGAGTTTGGTTTTAAGATTGAAGCATCATTTGCCAAATGGCTTCTGCAGAAAACCGATTATTTCCTCTGTGGTGGCATTAAATCTTGGGAAGTTAAATGGAATGTGGCAAAACTATAGTCAGCCTGCAAGAAATGACGAGGAAGAGGAAGAAGTGGAGATTGACCAGAGGAGACTCCCCACTGATTATGATCCAGCAACATTTGATCCTACACAGCATCGCAGTCCTCCTACCGATCGTGTTTTTAGGCTTGTAGATGAAATATCTGGACTTACATTGGCTGAAATTGCTGAGCTGGGTTCCATTTTGATGCGTAAAAGGGGTATGGCAGAATCACTGAGTGTGGGAGTCATTAAGGCAGGAGCTGCTGGCTTAGCGGGAATGGGGACGAAAGCACCAGCAGCTGCCAAGGAGGAGAAGAAACAAGAAAAGACTGTCTTTGAAATTAAATTAGAATCGTTTGAGGCGGCATCAAAGATCAAACTTATCAAGGAGGTCAGGAGCTTCACTGATTTGGGTCTTAAGGAAGCGAAGGAGCTAGTAGAGAAGGCACCATCAATTCTAAAGAAAGGAGTGTCAAAGGAGGAAGGAGAGCAGATAATTGAAAAGCTGAAAGCTCTTGGTGCAAAAGTTATTTTGGAGTGA